The following are encoded in a window of Methylicorpusculum oleiharenae genomic DNA:
- a CDS encoding PDDEXK nuclease domain-containing protein, translating to MTLDAANHQLLSAIRQIVEQARNRVHQTVNSEMVQAYWHIGRVIVEDEQQGQQRATYGKQQLQHLSEQLTREYGKGFDVSNLRNMRRFYQSFPIRDTLCLELSWSHYRVLLRLENPQARDWYMQETLEQNWSVRALERQIGVLYYERLLASQDRAAVEQEAKANTTELRSRPEDYLRDPYVLDFLNLPSQTFLESELEQGLIDNLQQFLLELGKGFAFVARQQRISTDDQDFYIDLVFYNFKLKCFLLIDLKLGKLTHQDVGQMDSYVRIYDRHKKGEDDNPTIGLILCSQKSETIAKYSVLSDNQQLFAAKYLPYLPTEDELRHELERERQWVQQQLVGKGNENEG from the coding sequence ATGACGCTTGATGCCGCAAACCATCAACTGCTGTCGGCTATCCGGCAAATCGTCGAACAGGCGCGCAATCGGGTACACCAAACCGTCAACAGCGAAATGGTGCAGGCCTATTGGCATATCGGCCGCGTGATCGTCGAAGATGAACAGCAAGGGCAGCAACGCGCCACGTATGGTAAACAGCAGTTGCAGCACTTGTCGGAGCAACTGACGCGGGAATATGGCAAAGGCTTTGATGTTTCCAATTTGCGTAACATGCGCCGGTTTTATCAAAGCTTCCCAATTCGAGACACACTGTGTCTCGAATTGAGTTGGAGCCATTATCGCGTGTTGTTGCGACTGGAAAACCCGCAAGCCCGCGATTGGTATATGCAGGAAACCTTGGAGCAGAACTGGAGTGTTCGAGCATTGGAGCGCCAGATTGGCGTGTTGTATTACGAACGCCTGCTGGCCAGTCAGGATCGCGCCGCCGTCGAGCAGGAAGCCAAGGCAAACACCACGGAATTACGCTCCAGGCCGGAAGACTATCTGCGCGATCCCTACGTGCTGGACTTTCTGAATCTGCCATCGCAAACCTTTCTGGAAAGCGAGCTGGAACAAGGCCTGATCGACAACTTGCAGCAATTTCTGCTGGAGTTGGGCAAGGGTTTTGCCTTCGTCGCCCGGCAACAACGCATCAGCACCGACGACCAGGATTTTTACATCGATCTGGTGTTTTACAACTTCAAGCTCAAATGCTTTTTGCTGATCGACCTGAAACTCGGCAAGCTGACCCATCAGGACGTTGGGCAAATGGATAGCTATGTGCGGATTTACGACCGGCATAAAAAAGGCGAGGACGACAATCCAACCATAGGCCTGATATTGTGCAGCCAAAAAAGCGAAACCATCGCCAAATATTCGGTACTGTCCGACAATCAGCAACTGTTTGCCGCCAAATATCTGCCTTATTTGCCCACTGAGGACGAGCTGAGACACGAACTGGAACGCGAACGGCAATGGGTGCAGCAACAGTTGGTGGGAAAAGGGAACGAGAATGAAGGTTAA
- a CDS encoding DUF2442 domain-containing protein: MYFDVIDAKVTRHLEFVVTFADGLSGAVKILPSHLYGVFEKLKDPQFFNRLEITDGFVAWPDEIDLAPDAMYQAIKQNGEWVLK; encoded by the coding sequence ATGTATTTTGATGTGATAGACGCAAAAGTAACCCGCCATCTTGAATTTGTTGTCACGTTTGCCGATGGTTTATCCGGCGCGGTTAAGATTTTGCCAAGCCATTTATACGGCGTGTTTGAGAAATTAAAAGACCCACAATTCTTTAATCGCCTGGAGATAACCGATGGCTTTGTAGCCTGGCCGGATGAAATCGATTTGGCGCCGGATGCGATGTATCAAGCGATCAAACAAAATGGCGAATGGGTTTTAAAATGA
- a CDS encoding DUF4160 domain-containing protein yields MPTISIFYGIVIRMFFDEHAPPHFHAQYGEFKASIDIRTLSLMEGELPRRALELVLDWAELHQAELLQDWDLCQQHLQPIKIEPLH; encoded by the coding sequence ATGCCTACCATTAGTATATTTTACGGTATTGTCATTCGTATGTTTTTTGACGAACATGCACCGCCACATTTTCATGCCCAATATGGAGAATTTAAAGCGTCTATCGATATTCGGACCTTGTCTTTAATGGAGGGGGAATTACCGAGACGTGCTTTGGAACTGGTTTTGGATTGGGCTGAATTACATCAAGCCGAATTACTCCAAGATTGGGATTTATGCCAGCAACATTTACAGCCCATTAAAATTGAACCGTTACACTGA
- a CDS encoding type I restriction-modification system subunit M, with protein sequence MNETMDQIKQDDINKAVWAACDSFRGTVDPSIYKDYVLTMLFLKYISDVWQDHYDQYQKEHGNEPELIEELMKSERFVLPKFASFYNLFDRRHEPGNGERIDQALHAIEEANITKLRDVFQDISFNSNKLGDDKQKNNILRHLLEDFNKSTLDLRPSRIGQLDIIGGAYEFLIKNFAASAGKKAGEFYTPPEVSDLIAEILEPREGDEIGDPACGSGSLLMKCGRKIRENFNGSKKYALFGQEAIGSTWALAKMNMFLHGEDNHRIEWGDTLRNPKLLNPDETLKHFDIVTANPPFSLEKWGYEEAQHDRFGRYRRGFPPKTKGDYAFILHMIETLKPGTGRMGVVVPHGVLFRGAAEGQIRKKLIEENLLDAVIGLPEKLFYGTGIPAAILIFKKRKTDDKVLFIDASRDYRDGKNQNFLRPDDILKIVTTYRQRQSADKYAYLASLGDIQENDFNLNIPRYVDTFEEEAEIDLLAVRKEREQLKAQLAELEIEMNHYLKELGYDA encoded by the coding sequence ATGAACGAAACCATGGATCAAATCAAACAGGACGACATCAACAAAGCCGTCTGGGCCGCTTGCGATAGCTTTCGCGGCACCGTCGACCCCAGTATTTACAAGGATTACGTCCTGACCATGCTATTTCTGAAATACATCTCTGACGTCTGGCAGGATCACTATGACCAATACCAAAAAGAGCATGGCAACGAGCCGGAATTGATTGAAGAGCTGATGAAAAGCGAGCGCTTTGTGTTACCCAAGTTCGCCAGTTTTTACAATCTATTCGACCGCCGGCATGAACCCGGTAATGGCGAGCGCATCGACCAAGCCTTGCATGCCATCGAAGAAGCCAACATTACCAAGCTACGCGACGTATTCCAAGACATCAGCTTCAATTCCAACAAGCTGGGTGACGACAAACAGAAAAACAACATCCTGCGCCATCTGCTGGAAGACTTTAATAAATCCACCTTGGATCTGCGCCCCTCGCGAATCGGTCAGTTGGATATCATCGGCGGCGCTTACGAGTTTTTGATCAAAAACTTTGCCGCCAGTGCCGGCAAGAAAGCCGGCGAGTTTTATACGCCACCGGAAGTATCCGACCTAATCGCCGAAATTTTGGAGCCGCGCGAAGGCGACGAAATCGGCGATCCGGCCTGTGGCTCCGGTTCGTTATTGATGAAATGCGGCCGTAAAATTCGGGAAAACTTCAACGGCTCCAAAAAATACGCACTGTTCGGCCAGGAAGCCATCGGCTCCACCTGGGCGCTGGCCAAAATGAACATGTTTTTGCACGGCGAAGACAATCACCGTATTGAATGGGGCGACACCTTACGCAATCCCAAATTGCTCAACCCGGATGAGACGCTCAAACATTTCGACATCGTTACCGCCAATCCGCCGTTCTCGCTGGAAAAATGGGGCTACGAAGAGGCCCAGCATGATCGGTTTGGTCGGTACCGCCGAGGATTTCCTCCCAAAACCAAAGGCGACTATGCCTTTATTCTGCACATGATCGAAACCCTCAAACCCGGCACTGGGCGGATGGGTGTGGTCGTGCCACATGGTGTTTTGTTCCGTGGCGCTGCCGAAGGTCAGATTCGCAAAAAACTGATTGAAGAAAACTTGCTGGATGCCGTCATCGGTCTGCCGGAAAAACTGTTTTACGGCACCGGCATTCCTGCCGCGATTCTGATTTTCAAAAAGCGCAAAACCGACGATAAGGTATTGTTCATCGACGCCAGCCGCGATTACCGCGACGGCAAAAACCAGAACTTCCTGCGTCCGGACGACATTCTCAAAATCGTTACCACCTATCGTCAACGGCAATCGGCTGATAAATATGCCTACTTGGCCAGTCTCGGCGATATTCAGGAAAACGATTTCAACCTGAACATTCCGCGCTACGTTGATACCTTCGAGGAAGAGGCGGAAATCGACTTACTGGCGGTACGCAAGGAACGCGAGCAGTTGAAGGCGCAATTGGCGGAGCTGGAAATCGAAATGAACCACTACTTGAAAGAGCTGGGTTATGACGCTTGA
- a CDS encoding restriction endonuclease subunit S yields MKLLKQIATIRAGHPFRGKIEEDPSGNARVIQMKDVDAECGVNWVGLVVTDLPGKKEPDWLKAGDLLFAARGNRNFALLLEDVPFDTVLSPHFFHLTVKREAKVLPGFLAWQINQEPIQQYLQKSSHGSQVQAIGRQELENMQLAIPPLEKQHAIVALNKTWQQQLRVMAALTDNMQRTMTGITRQLLRDN; encoded by the coding sequence ATGAAGCTCCTAAAACAAATCGCCACCATCCGCGCGGGCCATCCCTTTCGAGGAAAAATCGAGGAAGATCCCAGCGGTAATGCGCGCGTGATTCAGATGAAAGATGTTGATGCTGAGTGTGGCGTTAATTGGGTAGGCTTAGTAGTGACCGACTTACCTGGGAAGAAAGAGCCGGATTGGCTGAAAGCCGGGGATTTGTTGTTCGCTGCCAGAGGTAACAGAAACTTTGCGCTGCTATTGGAGGATGTGCCATTCGATACGGTGTTGTCCCCGCATTTTTTTCACCTCACCGTAAAGCGTGAAGCCAAAGTTTTACCCGGATTTTTGGCATGGCAGATCAATCAGGAACCGATTCAGCAATATTTGCAAAAATCGTCGCACGGCAGCCAAGTGCAAGCGATTGGTCGGCAAGAACTGGAAAACATGCAACTGGCGATACCGCCACTCGAAAAACAGCACGCCATCGTGGCGTTGAACAAAACTTGGCAGCAACAGCTGCGGGTGATGGCCGCCTTAACCGACAATATGCAGCGCACGATGACCGGCATTACCCGCCAGTTGCTGCGTGATAACTAG
- a CDS encoding ComEC/Rec2 family competence protein — protein MSTQITFFPVGNGDMTLIELDDAKQTKILIDINIRESADDEANADYFDVASELRSRLKNDSKGRPYVDVFLQTHPDQDHLRGLSKHFHLGAVDDYKEPKEGELAKIIIQEIWSSPIVWRRADRRTGHTLCEDAKAFNTEAKRRVNLYKETKKIGEAGDRIRIIGKDENGKTDGLEAILTEADQTFTKINDQETQMVEVYVLGPLQSKDVEDEDRLSKNHSSVILQFKIAARPYGPKTNRFLCGGDAEVAIWRELWRKHQYTPHCLRYDILLTPHHCSWHSLSEESWSGTKNPKVDEAAKSALSQAERYAKIVASSNAIKDDDNDPPCWGAKKEYEEIAATVSGEFVCTGTKDQEVIEILLTSDGPKESPKRASNITLGAGIASSAKPKPHG, from the coding sequence TTGAGTACACAAATTACATTTTTTCCGGTTGGCAACGGCGACATGACACTGATTGAGCTTGACGACGCTAAGCAAACCAAGATTTTGATTGACATAAACATCCGCGAAAGCGCTGACGACGAGGCTAATGCGGATTATTTCGACGTTGCCAGCGAATTGAGAAGTCGCCTTAAAAACGACTCAAAAGGACGTCCCTACGTTGATGTCTTCCTGCAAACTCATCCAGACCAAGACCACTTGAGAGGCTTGTCCAAACATTTCCATCTTGGCGCTGTTGACGACTACAAGGAGCCTAAAGAAGGCGAGCTTGCCAAAATCATCATTCAAGAAATTTGGTCGTCCCCCATTGTGTGGCGACGGGCTGACCGGCGCACTGGCCACACCTTATGCGAAGATGCTAAAGCGTTTAATACCGAAGCGAAGCGCCGAGTCAACCTGTACAAAGAAACCAAAAAAATCGGCGAAGCCGGTGATCGCATCCGTATTATCGGCAAAGATGAAAACGGCAAAACCGATGGCCTGGAAGCAATCTTGACTGAGGCTGATCAAACCTTCACCAAGATTAATGACCAGGAAACGCAAATGGTCGAAGTGTATGTGCTTGGCCCGTTGCAGTCTAAGGATGTAGAAGACGAAGATCGACTATCCAAGAATCACTCAAGCGTCATCTTGCAATTTAAAATTGCAGCACGGCCTTACGGCCCTAAAACCAACCGTTTTTTGTGTGGAGGCGACGCGGAAGTCGCAATCTGGCGCGAACTATGGCGCAAACACCAATACACCCCGCACTGTTTACGTTACGACATCTTATTGACACCGCATCATTGCTCTTGGCATAGCTTGTCAGAAGAAAGTTGGAGCGGCACTAAAAATCCTAAGGTTGATGAAGCCGCAAAATCGGCGTTATCTCAGGCAGAACGCTACGCCAAGATTGTCGCCAGCAGCAATGCCATCAAAGACGATGATAACGATCCGCCGTGCTGGGGCGCCAAGAAAGAGTACGAAGAGATCGCTGCTACTGTCAGCGGCGAATTTGTCTGCACAGGCACCAAAGACCAAGAGGTCATTGAAATCCTCTTAACATCCGACGGCCCTAAAGAAAGCCCCAAACGGGCAAGCAACATTACCTTAGGCGCCGGCATTGCCTCAAGCGCAAAACCCAAACCACACGGCTGA
- a CDS encoding Mov34/MPN/PAD-1 family protein, with amino-acid sequence MPQAQNPNHTADRMGLLSQELPIAVKAAIDQISNHPSINDIVTAPSKDKHGNWTIEINMDVPLPRDARDKGISTTGVKATEWVRIEFPASFPSHAPRLFLRADFNRAHPHINPGRPGELVSPCIYEGRLDDLLHEPDWINGIINQLADWLSKAATGELLDCSGQGWEPIRRDSVDGTIVTNISIIRERMANAKNPISQYLRYEYWQSIVGHSGRIIDENTLYANIGEAIRKFRIGNNERSPFRSIFSLAMVISGGTKKTIDVYQPDDVESLEQLLLRAESYGCRSGLENRLKEITENITLPLIEQKLDFAVLFAVKRPCNLIGEDIDIEIIPYGITFTSDQNRRLQLTRTSVFPLVLIQKVSQQLLAETSDRNLNEADRRKEIAMIGCGSLGSKIALHLARSGHGPFRLYDKDCFSPHNTARHAVANSAAAEFMLPKVWLTEDLLKQVGANVTQVNNSLEDVISILQTKPDLFAKCNGLIIDATASSSVQDALCMVRQKHFGAPLLQVALYGRGKIGFFGLEGKDRNPRVDDMVAQLYQLGLDSSPIGAVLYQATNFDRINTGQGCASFSMKMSDAKISLFSAGISERASQLLDNGIPKDGEFLVGLLTEDGLGVNWLRQPTTKIEVLHIGDKSKWELRIPAALKDQMRMETEQRRPLETGGVLIGHINWGRRTIYVTGLLPPPTDSEFRTDEFVLGIQGLKKQISVIEKTTSHTLTYLGTWHSHPNGGAASGKDRSTLAELTRERGNVPSVCLIYRPHGLLAVPGPVTNP; translated from the coding sequence TTGCCTCAAGCGCAAAACCCAAACCACACGGCTGACCGTATGGGTTTACTGTCACAAGAACTGCCAATCGCTGTGAAAGCAGCGATTGACCAAATCTCAAACCATCCTTCTATCAACGATATAGTCACCGCCCCCAGTAAGGACAAGCATGGCAATTGGACAATCGAAATTAACATGGACGTTCCGTTGCCCCGTGATGCAAGGGACAAAGGAATATCGACAACAGGCGTTAAGGCAACGGAGTGGGTAAGAATTGAATTTCCAGCATCTTTTCCTAGCCATGCACCTCGGCTTTTTTTACGAGCCGATTTCAACCGAGCCCATCCTCATATCAATCCGGGGAGACCAGGCGAATTGGTTTCGCCTTGCATCTATGAAGGCAGACTTGACGACTTATTACATGAGCCGGACTGGATAAATGGCATTATCAACCAACTCGCCGATTGGTTAAGCAAAGCCGCGACTGGCGAGTTGCTTGATTGCTCTGGTCAGGGGTGGGAGCCCATTCGAAGGGATAGCGTAGATGGGACGATTGTTACCAATATCTCCATCATTCGCGAGCGTATGGCCAACGCCAAGAACCCGATAAGTCAATATCTTAGATATGAATATTGGCAGTCCATCGTCGGACATTCGGGTCGGATCATTGATGAAAATACCTTATACGCCAACATCGGTGAAGCCATTCGAAAGTTTAGGATAGGAAACAATGAGCGCTCACCGTTTAGAAGCATTTTTTCTCTGGCGATGGTTATTTCAGGCGGCACAAAGAAGACGATTGATGTTTACCAGCCGGATGATGTCGAGAGCCTTGAACAGCTGCTACTCAGAGCCGAAAGCTATGGCTGTCGATCGGGATTGGAAAACCGCCTGAAGGAGATTACCGAAAACATTACCCTCCCTTTGATAGAGCAAAAACTGGATTTTGCCGTCTTATTTGCCGTGAAACGCCCCTGCAATCTGATCGGCGAAGACATTGATATTGAAATTATTCCCTATGGAATTACTTTTACCTCGGACCAAAACCGCCGATTGCAATTGACACGAACATCGGTATTCCCATTAGTGCTGATTCAGAAAGTGAGCCAACAGTTACTAGCCGAAACGTCGGATCGTAATTTAAATGAAGCAGACCGCCGCAAGGAAATTGCCATGATCGGCTGCGGCAGTCTGGGCTCAAAAATAGCCTTGCATCTCGCTCGCTCTGGGCATGGTCCGTTTAGGCTTTATGATAAGGATTGTTTTTCGCCGCATAACACCGCGAGACATGCTGTGGCGAATTCTGCCGCTGCCGAATTCATGCTCCCCAAGGTTTGGTTAACTGAAGACCTGCTAAAGCAAGTTGGCGCCAACGTTACTCAAGTCAATAATTCCCTTGAAGATGTCATTTCCATTTTGCAAACCAAGCCTGATCTATTTGCAAAATGTAACGGGCTAATTATCGACGCGACAGCTTCCAGTTCAGTCCAAGATGCTCTTTGCATGGTTCGCCAAAAGCATTTCGGCGCACCACTGCTGCAAGTTGCCCTGTATGGCCGCGGGAAGATCGGGTTTTTTGGCCTTGAAGGAAAAGATCGAAATCCCAGAGTCGACGATATGGTTGCCCAACTTTACCAACTAGGCTTGGATTCCAGCCCGATTGGAGCCGTGTTATATCAAGCCACTAATTTCGATCGCATAAACACCGGCCAAGGGTGCGCATCGTTTTCGATGAAAATGTCTGACGCAAAAATCTCATTGTTCTCAGCTGGCATTTCTGAACGAGCATCACAGCTACTCGACAACGGCATTCCAAAGGACGGAGAATTTCTGGTCGGATTGCTTACTGAAGACGGTCTAGGAGTGAATTGGCTGCGTCAACCTACGACCAAGATCGAAGTTCTCCACATCGGAGACAAATCAAAATGGGAGCTAAGAATTCCTGCTGCCTTAAAAGATCAGATGCGCATGGAAACTGAGCAGCGCAGACCGCTGGAAACCGGAGGCGTCTTAATCGGACACATCAATTGGGGGAGACGAACTATCTACGTCACCGGCCTTCTTCCACCTCCTACGGATAGTGAGTTTCGAACTGACGAATTCGTGCTTGGTATTCAAGGCCTGAAAAAGCAGATCAGTGTCATTGAAAAGACTACGAGCCATACGCTCACCTATTTGGGAACTTGGCACAGCCATCCGAATGGCGGCGCCGCATCAGGGAAAGACCGAAGCACATTGGCGGAACTGACGAGAGAGCGAGGTAACGTTCCAAGCGTCTGTTTAATTTATCGGCCACATGGACTGTTAGCAGTACCGGGTCCAGTCACAAATCCATAG